A genomic segment from Mycobacteriales bacterium encodes:
- a CDS encoding ribbon-helix-helix protein, CopG family has translation MERRKTTVYLDSEVLTATKVLAAARERTESQVVEDALRAYLRTSDVEVARADLRALMDRLAQRADLDDEAAMAVAVEEVRAARVVRGSSSTR, from the coding sequence GTGGAGCGACGTAAGACGACCGTGTACCTGGACTCCGAGGTCTTGACCGCGACCAAGGTCTTGGCGGCAGCTCGCGAACGCACCGAGAGCCAGGTGGTCGAGGATGCACTTCGTGCCTACCTGCGCACCAGCGACGTGGAGGTGGCGCGCGCCGACTTGCGTGCCTTGATGGACCGGCTCGCTCAGCGGGCGGATCTTGATGACGAGGCGGCCATGGCCGTGGCAGTCGAGGAGGTCAGGGCGGCACGGGTCGTACGCGGATCTTCCTCGACCCGTTAG
- a CDS encoding DUF222 domain-containing protein produces MKSLSSLTIEELADGICLRAGCIAAAEAEQLPWIAEFDRREGWAGTGMLSCAHWLSWRTGLSLGAARDQVRVACRLEELSEVAAGFGEGRISYSKVRAITRVAESDDGIDWVELARHSSAAQLEKIVRGVRRTQANAAAELDPEAAAWSLRTRVRYDDAGNFTLTISDPAEYLPVVQAGIEAKKAELQRQRDAEQAEQAATAVPEDVSRPAPEPDPEPEPEPEPELVVEPEDVAAETPGAAKVTDAQALLALAQDALAAEQQAHPAITRRRRPQLTAQIDPISGWGRLADGELLPPSSLRAVMRTLPGRGRVLRLRPVTAADLRRHDLGRTSREANAALRELLGTLDGERCRFPGCTRRKKLHAHHVVYWSDGGSTDLNNLVKHEAAPSGQGREVARPRFTGRAVVAGPLMQLLAGPSAGGREPTARVPQLRIWSRNLAGVRTGGFMSTSSVRCGSPEISATMSGEPMAKATRKSSLGSAVARPDPERGSATTAARTPMSATNRLASSSLSQRRNLSRASTVFSSAKSCGETTSCHRPSRAASSRRPQSPRGVIAAATSTFVSGTARGDRT; encoded by the coding sequence ATGAAGAGCCTTTCGAGTTTGACCATCGAGGAGCTGGCGGACGGGATCTGCCTGCGGGCCGGCTGTATCGCCGCTGCCGAGGCGGAGCAGCTGCCGTGGATCGCCGAGTTCGACCGTCGTGAGGGCTGGGCCGGTACGGGGATGCTGTCGTGCGCGCACTGGCTGTCGTGGCGCACCGGGTTGTCGCTGGGCGCGGCCCGTGATCAGGTACGGGTCGCGTGCCGGCTGGAGGAGCTGTCCGAGGTGGCGGCCGGCTTCGGTGAGGGCCGCATCTCCTACTCCAAGGTCCGCGCGATCACGCGGGTCGCCGAGTCGGACGACGGCATCGACTGGGTCGAGCTTGCCCGCCACTCCTCCGCGGCCCAGCTGGAGAAGATCGTGCGGGGGGTGCGCCGTACCCAGGCCAACGCGGCCGCCGAGCTGGACCCGGAGGCGGCGGCGTGGTCGCTGCGGACACGCGTCCGCTATGACGATGCGGGCAACTTCACGCTGACGATCAGCGACCCGGCCGAGTACCTGCCGGTGGTGCAGGCCGGGATCGAGGCGAAAAAGGCCGAGCTCCAGCGACAGCGGGACGCCGAGCAGGCGGAGCAGGCGGCGACCGCGGTGCCGGAGGACGTGAGCCGGCCGGCGCCGGAGCCCGATCCGGAGCCGGAGCCGGAGCCGGAGCCCGAGCTCGTCGTCGAGCCGGAGGACGTTGCCGCGGAAACACCCGGCGCCGCGAAGGTCACCGACGCGCAGGCGCTGCTGGCACTGGCGCAGGACGCCCTCGCCGCCGAGCAGCAGGCGCACCCGGCCATCACCCGCCGGCGCCGGCCGCAGCTGACCGCGCAGATCGACCCGATCTCCGGCTGGGGCCGGCTGGCTGATGGTGAGCTGCTCCCACCGAGCAGCCTGCGCGCCGTGATGAGAACGCTGCCCGGCCGTGGCAGGGTGCTCCGGCTGCGCCCCGTCACTGCCGCTGATCTACGCCGGCACGACCTGGGCCGCACGTCTCGGGAGGCCAACGCCGCCCTGCGCGAGCTGCTCGGCACCCTGGATGGCGAGCGCTGCCGCTTCCCTGGCTGCACCCGGCGCAAGAAGCTGCACGCCCACCACGTCGTCTACTGGTCCGACGGCGGGAGCACCGACTTGAACAACCTGGTCAAGCACGAAGCCGCCCCCTCCGGGCAGGGGCGAGAGGTTGCCCGCCCACGATTCACCGGAAGAGCAGTTGTGGCCGGTCCTCTTATGCAGCTGTTGGCCGGCCCATCCGCGGGAGGCCGCGAACCGACCGCCCGAGTGCCTCAGCTTCGCATCTGGTCGAGGAACCTCGCCGGTGTCAGAACCGGAGGGTTCATGTCCACCAGCTCGGTGAGATGCGGGTCCCCGGAGATCAGCGCCACGATGTCGGGAGAACCCATGGCCAAGGCCACGAGGAAGTCGTCCTTGGGGTCGGCGGTCGCTCGGCCCGATCCTGAGAGAGGATCCGCGACGACGGCGGCGAGAACGCCGATGTCGGCGACGAACCGCCTCGCTTCGTCCTCGCTCAGCCAGCGACGGAACTTGTCCCGTGCGAGCACCGTGTTCAGCTCGGCCAAGAGCTGCGGGGAGACCACCAGTTGCCACCGGCCGTCAAGAGCGGCATCCAGCAGGCGGCCACAGAGCCCTCGAGGCGTGATCGCGGCGGCGACCAGCACGTTCGTGTCGGGCACGGCCCGCGGCGACCGCACCTAA
- the groL gene encoding chaperonin GroEL (60 kDa chaperone family; promotes refolding of misfolded polypeptides especially under stressful conditions; forms two stacked rings of heptamers to form a barrel-shaped 14mer; ends can be capped by GroES; misfolded proteins enter the barrel where they are refolded when GroES binds) — MSKIIAFDEEARRGLERGMNQLADAVKVTLGPKGRNVVLEKKWGAPTITNDGVSIAKEIELEDPYEKIGAELVKEVAKKTDDVAGDGTTTATVLAQALVREGLRNVAAGANPMGLKKGIEAAVERVVEAIGNAAKDVETKEQIASTASISAADPTVGGIIAEAMDKVGKEGVITVEESNTFGLELELTEGMRFDKGYISPYFVTDPERMETVLEDPYVLVLNGKISSVKDLLPLLEKVMQSGRPLAIIAEDVEGEALATLVVNKIRGTFKSAAVKAPGFGDRRKAMLQDIAILTGGQVIAEEVGLKLETAGLELLGRARKVVITKDETTIVEGSGDADQIAGRVNQIRAEIEKSDSDYDREKLQERLAKLAGGVAVIKVGAATEVELKERKHRIEDAVRNAKAAVEEGIVAGGGVALLQASVSAFEKLDLVGDEATGANIVRLALEAPIKQIAINAGLEGGVVVEKVRNLPIGEGLDAATGEYVDMIKAGIIDPAKVTRSALQNAASIAALFLTTEAVIADKPEKAGAGMPGGGMPGGMGGMGDMDF; from the coding sequence ATGTCCAAGATCATTGCCTTCGACGAGGAGGCCCGCCGCGGCCTCGAGCGCGGCATGAACCAGCTCGCCGACGCCGTCAAGGTCACCCTCGGCCCGAAGGGCCGCAACGTCGTCCTGGAGAAGAAGTGGGGCGCCCCCACGATCACCAACGACGGCGTCTCGATCGCCAAGGAGATCGAGCTCGAGGACCCCTACGAGAAGATCGGTGCCGAGCTCGTCAAGGAGGTCGCCAAGAAGACCGACGACGTCGCGGGTGACGGCACCACCACGGCCACCGTGCTGGCTCAGGCGCTCGTGCGCGAGGGCCTGCGCAACGTCGCCGCCGGCGCGAACCCGATGGGCCTGAAGAAGGGCATCGAGGCCGCCGTCGAGCGTGTCGTCGAGGCCATCGGCAACGCTGCCAAGGACGTCGAGACCAAGGAGCAGATCGCCTCCACCGCGAGCATCTCCGCAGCCGACCCCACCGTCGGCGGCATCATCGCCGAGGCGATGGACAAGGTCGGCAAGGAAGGCGTCATCACCGTCGAGGAGAGCAACACCTTCGGCCTCGAGCTCGAGCTCACCGAGGGCATGCGCTTCGACAAGGGCTACATCAGCCCGTACTTCGTCACCGACCCCGAGCGCATGGAGACCGTCCTCGAGGACCCCTACGTCCTCGTGCTCAACGGCAAGATCAGCTCCGTCAAGGACCTGCTCCCGCTGCTCGAGAAGGTCATGCAGAGCGGCCGTCCGCTCGCGATCATCGCCGAGGACGTCGAGGGCGAGGCCCTGGCCACGCTCGTCGTCAACAAGATCCGCGGCACCTTCAAGTCGGCCGCCGTCAAGGCGCCCGGCTTCGGTGACCGCCGCAAGGCCATGCTGCAGGACATCGCGATCCTGACCGGTGGCCAGGTCATCGCCGAAGAGGTCGGCCTCAAGCTCGAGACCGCCGGCCTCGAGCTGCTCGGCCGGGCCCGCAAGGTCGTCATCACCAAGGACGAGACGACCATCGTCGAGGGCTCGGGTGACGCCGACCAGATCGCCGGCCGCGTCAACCAGATCCGCGCCGAGATCGAGAAGAGCGACAGCGACTACGACCGCGAGAAGCTCCAGGAGCGGCTGGCCAAGCTGGCCGGCGGCGTCGCCGTCATCAAGGTCGGCGCGGCCACCGAGGTCGAGCTCAAGGAGCGCAAGCACCGCATCGAGGACGCTGTCCGCAACGCCAAGGCGGCTGTCGAGGAGGGCATCGTCGCCGGTGGTGGCGTCGCGCTGCTGCAGGCCTCGGTCAGCGCCTTCGAGAAGCTCGACCTGGTCGGCGACGAGGCCACCGGCGCGAACATCGTCCGGCTCGCGCTCGAGGCGCCGATCAAGCAGATCGCCATCAACGCCGGCCTCGAGGGCGGCGTCGTCGTGGAGAAGGTCCGCAACCTGCCGATCGGCGAGGGTCTGGACGCCGCGACCGGCGAGTACGTCGACATGATCAAGGCGGGGATCATCGACCCGGCCAAGGTCACCCGCTCGGCGCTGCAGAATGCCGCGTCCATCGCCGCGCTGTTCCTCACCACCGAGGCGGTCATCGCCGACAAGCCCGAGAAGGCCGGCGCCGGCATGCCCGGTGGCGGCATGCCCGGTGGCATGGGCGGCATGGGCGACATGGACTTCTAG
- a CDS encoding RHS repeat-associated core domain-containing protein, with product MAARVDVPARRSLSRLSLLAASAVLASSGLVSVAAPASAASAVSPAAASPAAPAAPAGAGGPQGGPRATEADGEIPALRTATSRTYRLKTGALQARLFDRPVNHRDGSGGWAKNDNRIGEDSANPGRVRNTANSYRLSLPKELGDGPVMVEAAGASVGFSLQDADGTATIERDTATYDDALPGVDLEYQATDSGVKETLILQAAAAPTAFVFDTSLSRGLRLAETADGGLAALDGAGVERLRFAPPHVQDASGSPGGFSTEATSLTLSGPASDPTVTLSLDPAWLADPARVFPVRLDPTYELSPAGQTYLNSGGTTTNYSGASTLRVGTDTGGKRNHALIKFDTSNVPRDIDVYRARLTADITAEDANADGITVQAKPLTRAWTASSATWNTYDGSNAWTTAGGDVGATTASATHWAGNFNIDLDLRSLATDWVTGAVVNHGVQLSSTSTTTGSSIALAKNGFSPLLTIEYVDRTGDRPYYTYSSKQLTDRSELKVNVSNGNLLLSEADVAIPAPGVEHTVGRFYNSRGTGSFTGNLPAYWTQSPGPDEFIWPVNDGAIHYGPTGSAIFWRYTDLDGTTFASAAGSGADLSYDLTTGLYTRTDRRSGEVKTFDGFGELTSVKDRNGNVMSVGFDAVTSTAGRKLTLAHTGCNGLLSGMTDDASRSWSYGYDSWCEYLTSYTNPAGETTSYGYAGTGLLSEIVTPGGRKTLITYDGQGRALSVKQVTDTANNTGPTTTYAYSATGGGNGKTVVTDPNGNATSYFYDSAGRVIKATDALGRSRSATLNADNSVTSAVDAMSPAGTSSFGFDSDFRATDSTAPTGVKSTLRYAEAVGTVTSRVAHWQPSGSVDGNGSDTSYTYDGPGNLTETSTAAPDGAVTASYTYNGPAGTTATCGGKPGQVCTATDGNNNITRYSYNTTGDLTNIDNPAPLGDTSATYDALGRKASSTDGKGQVTRYVYDALDRITQVRLSGVTACTSTETGNGTCVAYSYDNDGNRTSQVDQTGTTSYGYDALSRQTSKALPGQSSQTLTYDATGNLTSISDPSGTTSYRYDAANQLISLAEPGGSCTTSPTSRCTTFGYNNNGLRTSTSYPTTTATTMSVTPDGSGRVKQIRAVTGSTVQSDFSYTYTSSTGGDTALTRSRTDAVAGRTTSYGYDTLNRLTSAVEKDGAGTQTAAWNYAYDNAGNRTSATIGTTQNSFGYNAANQLISRNGSTSGFSYDANGNETAAVGATTRTAGSWNNKDQLTAVTAGGTSTPFAYTGLSQNERTSRGSTSFTTSPTGLATETTDGATTSFIRDPNGTLIAMRNGDSSFYYLFDGLGSVVGLVNSSGSKVNSYSYDPYGINRAKTEQVPNPFEYTGGYLDDQTGLYKFGIRYYDPTLGRFTQLDPTGQDPHYTYARNNPCNYSDPSGASVLGFLQGCGAGAALVYQHALATSAVFGPQAGGVILAGGCVAGGLLAEGFGL from the coding sequence ATGGCTGCTCGTGTTGATGTCCCGGCCCGCCGTTCGTTGTCCCGGTTGTCGTTACTGGCAGCCTCGGCCGTGCTGGCGTCTTCGGGGCTGGTGTCGGTCGCCGCTCCCGCGTCGGCGGCGTCGGCTGTCTCACCCGCTGCGGCTTCGCCGGCTGCTCCGGCGGCGCCGGCGGGCGCGGGCGGTCCGCAAGGGGGTCCTCGCGCAACGGAGGCAGATGGGGAGATCCCGGCGCTGCGCACCGCGACCTCGCGCACCTACCGGCTCAAGACCGGGGCGTTGCAGGCCCGGCTGTTCGACCGGCCGGTCAACCACCGCGACGGCAGCGGCGGCTGGGCCAAGAACGACAACCGCATTGGCGAGGACAGCGCGAACCCCGGGCGGGTGCGCAACACCGCCAACAGCTACCGGCTGAGCCTGCCGAAGGAGCTGGGCGACGGTCCGGTGATGGTCGAGGCGGCCGGGGCGTCGGTCGGGTTCTCGCTGCAGGACGCCGACGGCACCGCCACGATCGAGCGGGACACCGCCACCTATGACGACGCGCTGCCGGGGGTGGACCTGGAGTATCAGGCCACCGACAGCGGGGTGAAGGAGACGCTGATCCTGCAGGCGGCGGCCGCCCCGACCGCCTTCGTGTTCGACACCTCGCTGAGCCGCGGCCTGCGCCTGGCCGAGACTGCCGACGGCGGACTGGCCGCGCTGGACGGTGCAGGGGTGGAGAGGCTGCGCTTCGCGCCGCCGCACGTGCAGGACGCCTCAGGCAGCCCGGGTGGCTTCTCCACCGAGGCGACCTCACTGACCCTGTCTGGTCCGGCTTCGGACCCGACGGTGACGCTGTCGCTGGACCCGGCCTGGCTGGCCGACCCGGCCCGGGTGTTCCCGGTCCGGCTCGACCCGACCTACGAGCTGTCCCCGGCGGGCCAGACCTACCTGAACTCCGGCGGCACCACGACGAACTACTCCGGCGCCAGCACGCTGCGGGTCGGCACCGACACCGGCGGCAAGCGCAACCACGCGCTGATCAAGTTCGACACCTCGAACGTCCCCCGCGACATCGACGTCTACCGGGCCCGGCTGACCGCGGACATCACCGCTGAGGACGCCAACGCCGACGGGATCACGGTGCAGGCCAAGCCGCTGACCCGCGCCTGGACGGCCAGCAGCGCCACCTGGAACACCTACGACGGCAGCAACGCCTGGACCACCGCCGGTGGTGATGTCGGCGCGACCACCGCCAGCGCCACCCACTGGGCCGGCAACTTCAACATCGACCTGGACCTGCGCTCGCTGGCCACCGACTGGGTCACCGGCGCGGTGGTCAACCACGGCGTGCAGTTGTCGTCGACCTCGACGACCACCGGGTCGAGCATCGCCTTGGCCAAAAACGGCTTCAGCCCGCTGTTGACCATCGAGTACGTCGACCGCACCGGCGACCGGCCCTACTACACCTACAGCAGCAAGCAGCTCACCGACCGCTCCGAGCTCAAGGTCAACGTCTCCAACGGCAACCTGCTGCTGTCCGAAGCCGACGTCGCGATCCCCGCCCCCGGGGTGGAGCACACCGTCGGCCGGTTCTACAACAGCCGCGGCACCGGCAGCTTCACCGGGAACCTGCCCGCCTACTGGACGCAGAGCCCGGGCCCGGATGAGTTCATCTGGCCGGTCAACGACGGCGCGATCCACTACGGCCCGACCGGCTCGGCGATCTTCTGGCGGTACACCGACCTGGACGGCACCACGTTCGCCTCCGCCGCAGGCTCCGGCGCCGACCTGTCCTACGACCTGACCACCGGCCTGTACACCCGCACCGACCGGCGCAGCGGTGAGGTGAAGACCTTCGACGGCTTCGGGGAGCTGACGTCGGTCAAGGACCGCAACGGCAACGTGATGAGCGTCGGCTTCGACGCGGTCACCAGCACCGCCGGACGCAAGCTCACCTTGGCGCACACCGGCTGCAACGGGCTGCTGTCGGGCATGACCGATGACGCCAGCCGCAGCTGGAGCTACGGCTACGACAGCTGGTGTGAGTACCTGACCAGCTACACCAACCCGGCCGGTGAGACGACCAGCTACGGCTACGCTGGCACCGGCCTGCTCAGCGAGATCGTCACGCCCGGCGGGCGCAAGACGCTGATCACCTATGACGGGCAGGGCCGGGCGTTGAGTGTCAAGCAGGTCACCGATACCGCCAACAACACCGGCCCGACGACCACCTACGCCTACTCGGCGACCGGCGGCGGGAACGGCAAGACTGTCGTCACCGACCCCAACGGCAACGCCACCAGCTACTTCTACGACAGCGCCGGCCGGGTCATCAAGGCCACCGACGCCCTGGGCCGGTCCCGGTCGGCCACTCTCAACGCCGACAACTCCGTCACCAGCGCGGTGGACGCGATGAGCCCGGCGGGCACCAGCAGCTTCGGCTTCGACAGCGACTTCCGGGCCACCGACAGCACCGCCCCGACCGGGGTCAAGAGCACGCTGCGGTATGCCGAGGCGGTCGGGACGGTGACCAGCCGGGTGGCGCACTGGCAGCCCTCCGGCAGCGTGGACGGCAACGGCAGCGACACCTCCTACACCTACGACGGCCCGGGCAACCTCACCGAGACCAGCACCGCCGCCCCGGACGGCGCGGTGACGGCCAGCTACACCTACAACGGCCCGGCCGGTACCACCGCGACCTGCGGCGGCAAACCCGGGCAGGTGTGCACCGCCACCGACGGCAACAACAACATCACCCGGTACAGCTACAACACCACCGGCGACCTGACCAACATCGACAACCCGGCGCCGCTCGGTGACACCAGCGCCACCTACGACGCCCTGGGCCGCAAGGCCAGCAGCACCGACGGCAAGGGCCAGGTCACCCGGTACGTGTACGACGCGCTGGACCGGATCACGCAGGTGCGGCTGTCCGGCGTCACCGCCTGCACCAGCACCGAGACCGGCAACGGGACGTGCGTGGCCTACAGCTACGACAACGACGGCAACCGGACCTCACAGGTCGACCAGACCGGCACCACCAGCTACGGCTACGACGCCCTGAGCCGGCAGACCAGCAAGGCCCTGCCCGGCCAGAGCTCGCAGACGCTGACCTACGACGCGACGGGGAACCTGACGTCGATCAGCGACCCGAGCGGCACCACCAGCTACCGCTACGACGCCGCGAACCAGCTGATCAGCCTGGCCGAGCCGGGCGGATCGTGCACCACCAGCCCGACCAGCCGATGCACCACCTTCGGCTACAACAACAACGGCCTGCGCACCAGCACCAGCTACCCGACGACGACCGCCACCACCATGAGCGTCACGCCGGACGGGTCCGGGCGGGTCAAGCAGATCCGGGCCGTCACCGGCAGCACGGTGCAGTCGGACTTCAGCTACACCTACACCAGCAGCACCGGCGGCGACACCGCGCTGACCCGCAGCCGCACCGACGCGGTCGCCGGGCGGACGACCAGCTACGGCTACGACACCCTCAACCGGCTCACCAGCGCCGTGGAGAAGGACGGCGCCGGCACCCAGACCGCCGCCTGGAACTACGCCTACGACAACGCCGGCAACCGCACCAGCGCCACGATCGGCACCACCCAGAACAGCTTCGGCTACAACGCCGCGAACCAGCTGATCAGCCGCAACGGCAGCACCAGCGGCTTCTCCTACGACGCCAACGGCAACGAGACCGCCGCCGTCGGAGCCACCACCCGCACCGCCGGCAGCTGGAACAACAAGGACCAGCTCACCGCCGTCACCGCAGGTGGCACCAGCACCCCGTTCGCCTACACCGGTCTGAGCCAGAACGAGCGCACCAGCCGCGGCAGCACCAGCTTCACCACCAGCCCGACCGGTCTGGCCACCGAAACCACCGACGGCGCGACCACCAGCTTCATCCGCGACCCCAACGGAACGCTGATCGCCATGCGCAACGGCGACAGCAGCTTCTACTACCTGTTCGACGGGCTCGGCAGCGTCGTCGGCCTCGTCAACAGCAGCGGCAGCAAGGTCAACAGCTACAGCTACGACCCGTACGGCATCAACCGCGCGAAGACGGAACAGGTCCCCAACCCCTTCGAGTACACCGGCGGCTACCTCGACGACCAGACCGGGCTGTACAAGTTCGGCATCCGCTACTACGACCCCACGCTCGGCCGCTTCACCCAACTCGACCCCACCGGCCAAGACCCCCACTACACCTACGCCCGCAACAACCCCTGCAACTACTCCGATCCGAGCGGCGCGTCGGTACTCGGGTTCTTGCAAGGTTGTGGAGCGGGCGCTGCGCTGGTCTATCAACATGCTTTGGCAACGAGCGCCGTGTTTGGTCCTCAGGCGGGCGGCGTGATCCTCGCCGGCGGCTGTGTCGCAGGGGGCCTTCTCGCAGAGGGCTTCGGATTATAA